Proteins from a single region of Bradyrhizobium diazoefficiens:
- the argS gene encoding arginine--tRNA ligase, with protein MPDTSSAPHLFADVLARVHAACRALATEANWPEGIDLSRVVVEPPRDASHGDMATNAAMVLAKEAKAKPHDLAEQIAQRLRADALIEKVDVAGPGFINLTLKPAAWAEALRTVLREGADYGRVRGGSKVNVEYVSANPTGPMHVGHCRGAVFGDALASLLQFGGHDVTREYYINDAGAQVDVLARSAFLRYREALGEDIGAIPEGLYPGDYLKPVGAALAKEHGDKLLAMNEAQWLPTVRAKAIAMMMDEIKDDLAALNIRHDVFFSESSLIETGNNKVAETIEFLKAKGDIYEGRLPPPKGAPVEDWEDREQLLFKATAYGDDVDRPLIKSDNSYTYFASDIAYHKNKFDRGFPEMIDVWGADHGGYIKRMQAAVKATTSGRGALDVKIVQLVKLLRNGEPVKMSKRSGDFVTLREVVDEVGQDAVRFMMLYRKNDAVLDFDLAKVMEQSRDNPVFYVQYGHARGHSIFRNARAEVFPELPEDSDKRITWLSESAVERLSDPLELDLLKRLAIYPRMLEAAAGAHEPHRIAFYLYDLASEFHALWTKGRDLPYLRFIINNDADLTKARLAMVQGVVSVLASGLAILGVHAPDEMR; from the coding sequence ATGCCCGACACATCCTCAGCACCGCATTTGTTCGCCGACGTGCTCGCACGCGTGCACGCCGCCTGCCGCGCGCTGGCGACGGAGGCCAACTGGCCCGAGGGCATCGACCTCTCGCGCGTGGTGGTCGAGCCGCCGCGCGATGCCTCCCATGGCGACATGGCGACCAACGCCGCCATGGTGCTTGCGAAAGAGGCAAAGGCCAAGCCCCATGACCTCGCCGAGCAGATCGCGCAGCGGCTCCGCGCCGATGCGCTGATCGAGAAGGTCGACGTCGCCGGTCCCGGCTTCATCAATCTGACGCTGAAGCCCGCCGCCTGGGCCGAGGCGCTGCGGACAGTGCTGCGCGAGGGCGCCGATTACGGCCGCGTCCGCGGCGGGTCCAAGGTCAATGTCGAATACGTCTCGGCCAATCCGACCGGACCTATGCATGTCGGCCACTGCCGCGGCGCCGTGTTCGGCGACGCGTTGGCAAGCCTGCTGCAGTTTGGCGGCCACGACGTTACGCGCGAATACTACATCAACGACGCCGGCGCCCAGGTCGACGTGCTCGCGCGCTCTGCGTTTCTCCGGTATCGCGAGGCGCTCGGCGAGGACATCGGTGCGATTCCGGAAGGGCTCTATCCCGGCGACTATCTGAAGCCGGTGGGCGCGGCGCTGGCCAAGGAGCACGGCGACAAGCTGCTCGCGATGAACGAAGCGCAATGGCTGCCGACGGTTCGCGCCAAGGCGATCGCGATGATGATGGACGAGATCAAGGACGATCTCGCCGCTCTCAACATCCGTCACGATGTGTTTTTCTCGGAAAGCTCGCTGATCGAGACCGGCAACAACAAGGTTGCCGAGACCATCGAATTCCTGAAGGCCAAGGGCGATATCTACGAGGGTCGGCTGCCGCCGCCGAAGGGCGCGCCGGTCGAGGATTGGGAAGATCGCGAGCAGCTCCTGTTCAAGGCGACCGCTTACGGCGACGACGTCGATCGTCCGCTGATCAAGTCGGACAATTCCTACACCTACTTCGCCTCCGACATCGCCTACCACAAGAACAAGTTCGACCGTGGTTTTCCGGAGATGATCGACGTCTGGGGCGCCGACCATGGCGGCTACATCAAGCGCATGCAGGCGGCGGTGAAGGCCACGACCTCGGGCAGGGGTGCCCTCGACGTCAAGATCGTCCAGCTCGTGAAGCTGCTGCGCAACGGCGAGCCGGTGAAAATGTCCAAGCGGAGCGGGGACTTCGTCACCTTGCGTGAGGTGGTGGATGAAGTCGGCCAGGACGCCGTCCGCTTCATGATGCTTTACCGCAAGAACGACGCGGTGCTCGACTTCGACCTCGCCAAGGTCATGGAACAGTCGCGCGACAACCCGGTGTTCTACGTGCAGTACGGCCACGCCCGTGGCCACTCGATCTTTCGCAACGCACGGGCCGAGGTCTTCCCGGAACTGCCGGAGGATTCGGACAAGCGGATCACCTGGCTCAGTGAGTCGGCGGTGGAACGGCTGTCGGACCCCCTCGAGCTCGACCTTCTCAAGCGCCTCGCAATTTATCCGCGCATGCTGGAAGCGGCCGCCGGAGCCCATGAGCCGCACCGAATTGCCTTTTATCTCTATGATTTAGCCAGCGAATTTCATGCACTTTGGACCAAGGGGCGCGATTTGCCCTATTTACGCTTCATTATCAATAATGATGCAGATCTTACAAAGGCGCGGCTGGCCATGGTCCAGGGCGTCGTCTCTGTCCTGGCATCGGGCCTCGCCATCCTCGGCGTTCATGCTCCGGACGAGATGCGGTAG
- the erpA gene encoding iron-sulfur cluster insertion protein ErpA, with protein MTTAVTISDRAARRIGEILKGEGTGAMLRISVEGGGCSGFQYKFDIDRDRTDDDLVIEQENAVVLVDSASQPFLAGSQVDFVDDLIGASFRVNNPNATASCGCGTSFSI; from the coding sequence ATGACGACTGCCGTAACCATCAGTGACCGGGCCGCGCGCCGGATTGGAGAAATCCTCAAGGGCGAAGGCACAGGCGCGATGCTGCGCATCTCCGTCGAGGGCGGCGGCTGCTCCGGCTTCCAGTACAAGTTCGATATCGACCGCGACCGCACCGACGACGATCTCGTCATCGAGCAGGAGAATGCGGTGGTGCTGGTCGATTCCGCCTCCCAGCCGTTTCTGGCGGGATCGCAAGTGGATTTCGTCGACGACCTGATCGGCGCCTCGTTCCGCGTCAACAATCCCAACGCGACGGCGTCCTGCGGCTGCGGCACCAGTTTCTCGATCTAG
- a CDS encoding deoxyguanosinetriphosphate triphosphohydrolase: MSVGMAAPRAPYACDPDRSRGRLVAEPPSRTRSPFRRDCDRVIHSTAFRRLKYKTQVFVFHEGDHYRTRLTHSLEVAQIARALARQLGLDEDLTETLALAHDLGHPPFGHAGERALDACLKEFGGFDHNAQALRVVGSLEHRYPEFDGLNLTWESLEGIVKHNGPLTDRSGAPVGRYREHGVPVGIADYVKSYDLELWSFASLEAQVAAIADDIAYDAHDIDDGLRAGLFHLDDLKVMSLTAEIIAETSAHYPDLEDVRRGAELVRELISHLISAVFAEAQKNIAAARPQSAQDVRQQSRALIAFPVEVAEEEAAIKAFLYQHMYRHKRVMRVMAEAEQIVFDLFAKYLTSPDELPPEWLLGAEADHEGERARRIGNFIAGMTDRFALTEHQRLFDSTPDLR; this comes from the coding sequence GTGTCCGTCGGAATGGCAGCCCCCCGCGCGCCCTATGCCTGCGACCCCGATCGCAGTCGCGGCCGGCTGGTCGCCGAGCCGCCAAGCCGGACCCGAAGCCCGTTCCGGCGAGATTGTGACCGGGTAATCCATTCCACTGCGTTCCGCCGCCTGAAGTACAAGACCCAGGTGTTCGTGTTCCACGAAGGCGACCACTACCGCACCCGGCTGACCCATTCGCTGGAGGTGGCGCAGATCGCCCGCGCGCTGGCGCGGCAGCTCGGGCTCGACGAGGATCTCACGGAAACCCTGGCGTTGGCCCATGATCTCGGCCATCCGCCGTTCGGTCATGCCGGCGAGCGGGCGCTGGATGCCTGCCTGAAGGAGTTCGGCGGCTTCGACCACAACGCCCAGGCCCTCCGCGTCGTCGGCTCGCTGGAGCACCGCTATCCCGAGTTCGACGGGCTGAACCTGACCTGGGAGTCGCTCGAGGGCATCGTCAAGCACAACGGCCCGCTGACCGATCGCAGCGGCGCGCCGGTCGGGCGCTATCGCGAGCATGGCGTTCCCGTCGGCATCGCCGACTACGTCAAGAGCTACGACCTCGAACTCTGGAGCTTCGCCTCGCTGGAGGCGCAGGTCGCGGCGATCGCCGACGACATCGCCTATGACGCCCACGACATCGATGACGGCCTGCGCGCGGGGCTGTTTCATCTCGATGATCTCAAGGTGATGTCGCTCACCGCGGAGATCATCGCGGAGACCTCGGCGCATTACCCTGACCTCGAAGACGTCAGGCGCGGGGCTGAACTGGTGCGCGAGCTGATCTCGCATCTGATCAGTGCGGTGTTCGCGGAGGCGCAGAAGAACATCGCCGCCGCCAGGCCGCAATCGGCCCAGGACGTGCGCCAGCAGAGTCGGGCGCTGATCGCATTCCCCGTCGAGGTCGCCGAGGAGGAGGCCGCCATCAAGGCGTTTCTCTACCAGCACATGTACCGTCACAAGCGGGTGATGCGGGTGATGGCGGAGGCGGAGCAGATCGTGTTCGACCTGTTCGCGAAATACTTGACATCGCCGGACGAGCTGCCGCCGGAATGGCTGCTGGGGGCCGAGGCGGACCATGAGGGCGAGCGGGCCCGCCGGATCGGCAATTTCATCGCCGGAATGACCGACCGTTTCGCCCTGACCGAGCACCAGCGGCTCTTTGACTCGACCCCGGATTTGCGTTAG
- a CDS encoding ScpA family protein, with the protein MTAEILSFETGRPAELAEGEPALVVDVEGYEGPLDLLLALARQQKVDLAKISILALADQYLHFIEAARKIRLELAADYLVMAAWLAFLKSRLLLPEPPSAEGPSAEQMATALANRLRRLEAIREAANRLMNRQQLLRDIFPRGEPEQIAEIRHPKYTATLYDLLTAYASQRQSRVLASVHLAKRTVWSLAEARATLERLVGSITEQDDWGVLDDFLIRHVADPTQRATVFASSFAAALELVREGQLELNQKEAFAPIYFRKGRPKPVVDAAPAPDAPVG; encoded by the coding sequence ATGACCGCAGAAATCCTATCGTTTGAAACCGGGCGGCCCGCAGAGCTCGCCGAGGGTGAGCCGGCTTTGGTGGTCGACGTCGAGGGCTATGAAGGCCCGCTCGATCTGTTGCTCGCGCTGGCGCGGCAGCAGAAGGTCGACCTTGCCAAGATCTCGATCCTCGCGCTCGCCGATCAATATCTCCACTTCATCGAAGCCGCACGAAAAATCCGGCTGGAGCTTGCCGCCGACTATCTCGTGATGGCAGCCTGGCTTGCCTTCCTGAAGTCGCGCCTGCTGCTGCCGGAGCCGCCCAGTGCGGAAGGTCCGAGCGCCGAGCAAATGGCAACCGCGCTCGCCAACCGTCTGCGCCGTCTCGAAGCCATTCGCGAAGCCGCCAACCGGCTGATGAACCGGCAGCAATTGCTGCGCGACATTTTTCCGCGCGGCGAGCCCGAGCAAATAGCCGAGATCCGGCATCCGAAATACACGGCGACGCTGTACGATTTGCTCACGGCTTATGCCTCGCAGCGCCAGTCGCGCGTGCTGGCGAGCGTGCATCTGGCCAAGCGCACGGTGTGGTCGCTGGCCGAAGCCCGCGCCACGCTGGAGCGGCTGGTTGGCAGCATCACCGAACAAGACGACTGGGGCGTTCTCGACGATTTCCTGATCCGTCACGTCGCCGATCCGACGCAGCGCGCGACGGTGTTCGCCTCGAGCTTCGCCGCCGCGCTCGAGCTGGTGCGTGAAGGTCAGCTCGAGCTGAACCAGAAAGAGGCGTTTGCGCCCATCTATTTCCGGAAGGGGCGCCCTAAACCGGTCGTGGACGCAGCTCCTGCGCCTGACGCGCCGGTCGGTTAA
- a CDS encoding SPOR domain-containing protein produces MADRYHDRPFPSDDYGRGGDQHGKVENDPLAELARLIGQTDPFAAQGRPGAPAPTATYQDDHYPQDDYQQDYAEQAAPPQPGPPSWMRRANVQPQPAPEPDDPVTVNPVHPLHRYAAQPAAPEPQFHQGRAYQDQAYQDQAYQQEQAHEAPYEQPDPARYDDALYGRLESGEQEFQREPAYPDDPYAFQSDYPEADLDEPRKSRGGMMTVAAILALAVVGTGAAFAYKTYIGSPRSGEPPIIKADNTPTKIVPTPSVSSVKLPDRMVSGDGSEKIVPREEAPVDVNAKAAGPRVVFPPLNPNANPPPVASVSPSSVPPPSAGPLPSNGTMPNSAPRTVKVVVVKGDQTDSTSPQAAAPSPAKPAAPPKPVAAPAAPRTPPTSANASVNQPLSLAPQAASSEPSQRMAATNPTQIAPASSGGGGYVVQVSSQQSEDSAAASYRVLRSKYGSVLGSRSPVIKRVDLTDKGKGIVYRAFAGPYASADEAVQACNNLKSAGLPSCFVQRN; encoded by the coding sequence ATGGCCGATCGATATCACGACAGACCGTTTCCCTCCGATGACTATGGTCGCGGTGGCGATCAGCATGGGAAAGTGGAAAACGATCCCCTGGCCGAGCTCGCCCGCCTGATCGGACAGACCGATCCGTTCGCAGCGCAGGGACGGCCGGGAGCGCCTGCGCCCACGGCGACCTATCAGGACGACCATTATCCGCAGGACGACTATCAGCAGGACTATGCGGAGCAGGCCGCCCCGCCCCAGCCGGGGCCGCCCTCGTGGATGCGCCGCGCCAACGTGCAACCGCAGCCGGCGCCCGAGCCTGACGATCCCGTTACCGTGAATCCCGTTCATCCGTTGCATCGGTATGCAGCTCAGCCGGCTGCGCCCGAGCCTCAATTTCATCAGGGCCGCGCCTATCAGGATCAGGCTTATCAGGATCAAGCCTACCAACAGGAACAGGCTCACGAGGCGCCTTACGAGCAGCCCGATCCGGCGCGCTACGATGATGCGCTCTACGGGCGGCTCGAGTCGGGCGAGCAGGAATTCCAGCGTGAGCCGGCCTATCCCGACGATCCATATGCGTTCCAGAGCGACTATCCCGAGGCGGATCTCGACGAGCCCAGGAAATCGCGCGGCGGCATGATGACTGTCGCAGCGATCTTGGCCCTGGCTGTGGTCGGAACTGGCGCTGCCTTCGCCTACAAAACCTATATCGGATCGCCCCGTAGCGGCGAGCCACCGATCATCAAGGCCGACAACACGCCGACCAAGATCGTGCCGACGCCGTCGGTCTCCTCGGTCAAGCTGCCGGACCGCATGGTGAGCGGCGATGGCAGCGAGAAGATCGTGCCGCGCGAAGAGGCGCCCGTCGACGTCAACGCCAAGGCGGCAGGTCCTCGCGTCGTGTTTCCGCCGCTGAATCCGAACGCGAATCCGCCGCCGGTTGCGAGCGTGTCACCGTCCAGCGTTCCGCCGCCGAGCGCCGGTCCTTTGCCGAGCAACGGGACAATGCCGAACAGTGCGCCGCGCACGGTCAAGGTCGTGGTTGTGAAGGGGGATCAAACCGACAGCACCTCGCCGCAGGCCGCCGCTCCATCACCGGCCAAGCCAGCCGCGCCGCCGAAGCCCGTCGCGGCACCGGCCGCGCCGCGCACGCCGCCGACGTCGGCCAACGCCAGTGTCAACCAGCCGCTCTCGCTGGCGCCGCAAGCCGCGTCCTCCGAACCGTCGCAGCGCATGGCCGCGACCAATCCGACGCAAATTGCCCCCGCGAGCAGCGGCGGTGGCGGCTATGTCGTTCAAGTCTCCTCGCAGCAGAGCGAGGATAGCGCCGCCGCGTCCTACCGGGTGCTTCGGAGCAAATATGGCAGCGTGCTCGGCTCGCGGTCTCCCGTTATCAAGCGGGTCGATCTGACCGATAAGGGCAAGGGTATCGTCTACCGCGCCTTCGCCGGACCATACGCCTCGGCCGACGAGGCGGTGCAGGCCTGCAACAATCTCAAGTCCGCCGGCCTGCCGTCCTGCTTCGTCCAGAGGAATTAG
- a CDS encoding monocarboxylate uptake permease MctP: MQDVNWTALIIFLVLFALITWLGFAAARWRQGDLDLLHEWGLGGRRFGTVVTWFLIGGDLYTAYTFIAVPALAFGAGAVAFFAVPYTIVAYPILFLAFPRLWYVCHRHNYITAADFVRGRFGNRWLALAVAVTGIVATLPYIALQLVGLQVVIGGMGVSGEGYTGDLPLLLAFIILAAFTYSSGLRAPASIAIVKDILIYLTAFAAIIFIPLQLGGFEKIFAAVPAPKLLLAVPGADTTGAYGAYATLALGSALALFLYPHSITGILSASSGHAVRRNAALLPAYSFMLGLLALVGFFAIAAGVGQLPEYAAGFKQFGNNFAVPALFLHSFPSWFVGIAFAAIGIGALVPAAIMSIAAANLYTRNIHREFINGAPTDKQEAQMAKWVSLIVKFGALAFIVIVPSKYAIYLQLLGGIWIIQTLPAVMLGVYTRWFNEWALLIGWAAGIVAGSAMFVAANLTPTYALAVGAFTFPGYSALYAVIVNLVLTLVLTPLFNLVSGTSSGDETLATEYRAPLRT, encoded by the coding sequence GTGCAGGACGTCAATTGGACTGCCTTGATCATCTTCCTGGTGTTATTTGCGCTGATCACGTGGCTCGGCTTTGCCGCAGCGCGGTGGCGCCAGGGCGACCTCGACCTGTTGCACGAATGGGGGCTCGGCGGACGTCGCTTCGGCACCGTCGTCACCTGGTTCTTGATCGGCGGCGACCTTTACACTGCCTACACCTTCATTGCCGTTCCGGCGTTGGCCTTCGGGGCTGGTGCGGTCGCCTTCTTCGCGGTCCCGTATACGATTGTCGCTTATCCCATTCTCTTCCTGGCTTTTCCGCGACTCTGGTACGTCTGCCACCGGCACAACTACATCACGGCCGCCGACTTTGTCCGCGGGCGCTTCGGCAATCGCTGGCTTGCACTGGCAGTCGCGGTCACCGGCATTGTCGCGACGTTGCCCTATATTGCGCTCCAGCTTGTCGGGCTACAGGTCGTGATTGGGGGGATGGGCGTTTCCGGCGAAGGCTACACCGGGGACCTGCCGCTGCTCTTAGCCTTCATCATTCTCGCCGCTTTCACCTATTCGAGCGGGCTGCGGGCGCCTGCGTCGATCGCCATCGTCAAGGACATCCTCATCTATCTCACGGCGTTCGCCGCCATTATTTTCATTCCCTTACAGCTTGGCGGCTTTGAAAAGATCTTCGCAGCCGTACCGGCGCCGAAGCTCTTGCTGGCTGTTCCGGGCGCCGATACGACCGGCGCGTACGGAGCCTACGCCACGCTGGCGCTTGGATCGGCGCTTGCGCTCTTTCTTTATCCCCATTCGATCACGGGTATCCTGAGTGCCAGCAGCGGACACGCCGTTCGTCGGAACGCGGCACTTCTGCCAGCCTATTCTTTCATGCTTGGCCTGCTCGCGCTTGTCGGGTTCTTCGCCATTGCTGCGGGCGTCGGCCAGCTCCCCGAATATGCGGCGGGCTTCAAACAGTTCGGCAACAATTTTGCGGTGCCGGCCCTGTTCCTCCACAGCTTCCCGTCATGGTTTGTCGGCATTGCCTTTGCTGCCATCGGCATCGGAGCGCTCGTGCCTGCCGCGATCATGTCGATCGCTGCCGCCAATCTCTACACGCGCAACATTCACCGCGAGTTCATCAACGGCGCGCCCACCGATAAGCAGGAAGCGCAGATGGCCAAATGGGTGTCGCTCATCGTCAAGTTCGGCGCGCTGGCCTTCATCGTCATCGTGCCATCGAAATATGCGATCTACCTGCAGCTCCTCGGCGGAATCTGGATTATTCAGACGTTGCCTGCCGTGATGCTTGGCGTCTACACGCGCTGGTTCAACGAGTGGGCGCTACTTATTGGATGGGCGGCGGGAATTGTCGCCGGGAGCGCAATGTTCGTCGCCGCAAACCTCACCCCGACCTACGCTCTTGCGGTCGGCGCCTTCACTTTCCCCGGCTATTCCGCGCTGTACGCCGTGATCGTCAACCTCGTTCTGACCCTTGTCCTCACGCCGCTGTTCAATCTCGTGAGCGGCACTTCTTCGGGCGACGAGACCCTCGCAACCGAGTATCGTGCGCCGTTGCGAACCTGA
- a CDS encoding DUF3311 domain-containing protein, translating to MSTGVSFKEAATGRQDQERAGWSWWYLLLLIQFIAVLWPPFYNTAKPDLVGLPFFYWYQLLWIILGAILTAIVYFATEE from the coding sequence ATGTCAACTGGCGTCAGTTTCAAGGAAGCGGCCACCGGGCGGCAGGACCAAGAACGCGCCGGATGGAGCTGGTGGTATTTGCTGCTCCTCATTCAATTCATCGCGGTTCTCTGGCCGCCGTTCTACAACACGGCCAAACCTGACCTTGTCGGCCTCCCATTCTTCTACTGGTACCAGCTTCTCTGGATCATCCTTGGAGCGATCCTGACCGCAATCGTCTATTTCGCGACGGAGGAGTAG
- the scpB gene encoding SMC-Scp complex subunit ScpB, with product MASLAEVRVEEAEPMENESQARPEELRLLEALLFASSEPLDTATLAKRMPEGVDVKAALVQLQADYASRGVNLVRVANKWTFRTAGDLAWLMTRESTETKRLSRAAIEVLAIIAYHQPVTRAEIEEIRGVVTSKGTLDVLLETGWIKPRGRRKTPGRPLTFGTTEDFLSQFTLEQLGDLPGLEELKGTGLLDSRLPTGFSVPTPSDDPQLREDEDPLEPGEDLDLALAPAVEPETPPEGGNEGGEGGSEE from the coding sequence ATGGCAAGCCTGGCTGAAGTGCGGGTAGAAGAGGCCGAGCCGATGGAGAACGAATCCCAGGCACGTCCTGAAGAATTGCGGCTGCTGGAAGCGCTGCTGTTCGCCTCGAGTGAACCGCTGGATACCGCGACGCTGGCCAAGCGCATGCCCGAGGGTGTGGACGTGAAGGCCGCGCTCGTGCAGCTCCAGGCTGACTACGCCTCGCGTGGCGTGAACCTCGTGCGGGTCGCCAACAAATGGACCTTCCGCACCGCCGGCGACCTCGCCTGGCTGATGACGCGCGAGAGCACCGAGACCAAGCGGCTGTCGCGCGCCGCAATCGAGGTGTTGGCGATCATCGCCTATCACCAGCCGGTGACGCGTGCCGAGATCGAAGAGATCCGTGGTGTCGTCACCTCCAAGGGTACGCTCGACGTGCTCCTGGAGACCGGCTGGATCAAACCGCGCGGGCGCCGCAAGACGCCCGGCCGTCCCTTGACCTTCGGAACCACCGAGGACTTCCTGTCGCAATTCACCTTGGAACAGCTTGGCGATCTGCCGGGGCTGGAGGAGCTGAAGGGCACGGGCCTGCTGGATTCGCGCCTGCCGACCGGCTTCAGCGTGCCGACGCCGTCGGATGACCCGCAGCTGCGCGAGGACGAGGATCCGCTGGAACCCGGCGAGGACCTCGATCTGGCGCTGGCGCCGGCGGTCGAGCCCGAAACACCGCCGGAAGGTGGCAACGAGGGCGGCGAGGGCGGAAGCGAGGAGTGA
- a CDS encoding pentapeptide repeat-containing protein produces the protein MLFRLAFVLMLMAALLVNPIDAVSQDMLRSVDLNSPEMSTSEMTRAEVETLLKAAPQDAAGQSSANLQGKRLSHLDLSGLDFSGRDLRLVKLNRSSLKGATFDRAILNQAWLIDADLTGASLVKASLLGTQMQRAKLGGADLNSARITADLSSASLIGAKLTGADLSADMRNQSMGLMRGVLKSADLRNADLNGANLARVDLEFAQLQNANLANCNLSRADLSGADLSNTNLAGADFTETDLASALLPSAAALEKARNLDKARNLNLARRLP, from the coding sequence ATGCTGTTTCGTCTCGCGTTTGTTCTTATGTTGATGGCAGCGCTACTGGTTAATCCCATCGACGCCGTGTCGCAGGACATGCTGCGCAGCGTCGACCTCAACAGCCCCGAAATGTCGACATCCGAGATGACGCGGGCCGAGGTCGAGACGCTTCTTAAGGCGGCGCCTCAAGACGCCGCGGGCCAGAGCTCTGCGAATTTGCAGGGAAAGCGGCTGTCGCACCTCGATCTCTCGGGGCTCGACTTCTCCGGCAGAGATCTCCGGCTCGTCAAGCTCAACCGGAGTAGCCTGAAAGGCGCAACCTTCGACCGCGCCATCCTCAACCAGGCTTGGCTAATCGACGCGGATTTGACCGGGGCGTCTCTCGTAAAGGCATCACTCCTCGGCACGCAGATGCAGCGCGCCAAGCTTGGCGGCGCCGATTTGAACAGCGCTCGCATAACCGCGGATCTTTCTAGTGCCAGCTTGATAGGCGCTAAGCTTACTGGCGCCGATTTGAGCGCTGATATGCGCAACCAATCGATGGGCTTGATGCGTGGTGTGCTCAAATCCGCCGATCTCAGGAATGCCGATCTGAACGGCGCCAATCTCGCGCGCGTCGATCTCGAATTCGCGCAGCTGCAGAACGCCAATCTGGCGAATTGCAATCTTAGCCGTGCCGACCTTTCGGGAGCCGACTTGTCCAACACCAATCTCGCAGGTGCCGATTTCACTGAGACCGACCTCGCGTCGGCCCTCTTGCCGAGCGCAGCCGCGCTGGAAAAGGCCCGCAATCTGGACAAAGCCAGGAACTTGAACCTGGCGCGGCGCCTACCTTAG